The Nitrospirota bacterium genome includes the window CATACAGGAGCGGCAGGGCAACGGTTGATCCCCTGCAGTTGAGAGAAAGCTTAAACCATCTCCGGGACGTACTGTTTAAGACCAAAAGAGATAACGAGAGAAATAAAGAGAGGAGACCCCATGCAAATAAGCAAGAAAGAGATCGAAGCCGTCAAGCGGTCTCATGACCTGGTGTCGGTTGTAGAGTCCCACGGAATAAAGCTCAGAAAGAAAGGCAGCAATTACGTCGGCCTCTGTCCCTTCCACGAGGAAAAGACCCCATCCTTTACCGTAAATCCCAAGACAAATCTGTATCATTGTTTCGGCTGTAACGCCGGCGGAGATGTGATCGGGTTCGTTACCAAGAAAGAAGGAATAGGATTCAGAGAAGCATATGAAAGGCTCAGAACACAGAGCACAGATCACAGACGACAGACTAAAGACAGAAGACAGAGCAACGAACCAAGAACACAGACTAAAACTTCTGAACTCCATAACTCTATGAACTCTACAAACTCTAAAACTCGTTTATTAAACCGTGTCGTCTCCTTCTATCATAAGAGCTTCTGTGAAGATCAGAGGGCGTTACAGTATCTTCAATCCAGAGGCATTACTGACAACAGCATCTTTGCCGACTTCCAGATCGGCTACAGCAACGGCACGTTGCTGAATACCATACCGGACGAAGGGGATATACATAATTTGCTAAAAGAGATCGGCCTACTCAATGACAAAGGCAACGAGATGTTTTACGGCTGTGTGGTCTTCCCCGTATTTGATGAAAACAAGGATTGTGTAGGTTTGTATGGCCGCAGGATCGAAGACAGAACAAAGAGCACAGATGACAGACAACAGACAATTGCCAGGGTTTTAAACTCTATAAACTCTATGAACTCTCCAACTCATTTGTA containing:
- a CDS encoding toprim domain-containing protein, with translation MQISKKEIEAVKRSHDLVSVVESHGIKLRKKGSNYVGLCPFHEEKTPSFTVNPKTNLYHCFGCNAGGDVIGFVTKKEGIGFREAYERLRTQSTDHRRQTKDRRQSNEPRTQTKTSELHNSMNSTNSKTRLLNRVVSFYHKSFCEDQRALQYLQSRGITDNSIFADFQIGYSNGTLLNTIPDEGDIHNLLKEIGLLNDKGNEMFYGCVVFPVFDENKDCVGLYGRRIEDRTKSTDDRQQTIARVLNSINSMNSPTHLYLPGPRKGVFNHQAAKRSKSIILTESIIDALTLYNAGFKDVIPCYGVNGLTEDHLNLFARHQTKEIYICFDRDDAGEQGAERIKEQLKEKNIVSYIVRLPESSESKTDINSFFLSSKDAAVIFERLLKESNSRASIRSDRLIKQETRHYEKTDTGFVVQYGERRYEAKGITREGV